From the genome of Candidatus Zixiibacteriota bacterium, one region includes:
- a CDS encoding ABC transporter permease has translation MVILRSLIRIAGGALLANKLRSGLTFVGIIFGVTSVMTIMSFLEGAVGAIEEAFESLGPSTFMVAKMMTAFSEDEFLEKVKRRPITLHMAEIIEEDCQLCDKVSPRLFDEARVSYGDQKLRNITIMGGTSNFIDIVDIEIAQGRFHSAEDDRYKRNVTFIGDLLRETFFEGVDPIGKVIRIGAQKYTVIGVAKKRGTFFGESQDDFAVIPLSTHIRQFGEPHRRGTFLTIKAVSVEKLEEAMDEVRLILRTHRKVPYDQPDDFDMETAASILERFNQFTLMFRLVFIGISGISLVIGGIVVMNIMMVSVTERTREIGIRKSIGAKQRHILLQFLFESVMLTMSGGAVGVGLGYIIANILAGQAEVDISPSALAIWAGLGVSTGIGLIFGIYPAMKAARLDPIKALSYE, from the coding sequence ATGGTCATCCTGCGCTCACTCATACGAATTGCCGGGGGCGCACTCCTGGCAAATAAACTCCGCTCGGGACTCACGTTTGTAGGGATCATCTTTGGCGTGACATCGGTGATGACTATCATGTCATTTCTTGAGGGCGCGGTGGGCGCAATCGAGGAAGCTTTCGAATCGCTGGGGCCGTCCACCTTTATGGTCGCCAAGATGATGACGGCGTTTTCGGAGGACGAGTTCCTGGAGAAAGTCAAGCGCCGACCCATAACACTCCACATGGCCGAGATCATTGAGGAAGACTGCCAACTATGCGACAAAGTATCGCCGCGCCTCTTTGATGAGGCCCGAGTCAGCTACGGCGACCAGAAACTGCGGAACATCACTATTATGGGCGGCACTTCGAACTTCATTGACATCGTCGATATCGAAATCGCCCAGGGGAGGTTTCACTCGGCGGAGGATGACCGGTACAAGCGCAATGTCACATTTATCGGAGACCTACTTCGGGAGACTTTTTTCGAGGGCGTCGACCCGATCGGCAAGGTTATCCGCATCGGCGCCCAGAAATACACTGTAATCGGGGTCGCCAAGAAACGCGGCACGTTTTTCGGCGAGAGCCAGGATGACTTTGCGGTCATTCCGCTCTCTACTCATATCCGACAGTTCGGCGAACCGCATCGCCGGGGGACTTTCCTTACGATCAAAGCCGTTTCCGTGGAAAAGCTTGAGGAGGCGATGGATGAGGTTCGCCTTATCCTGCGGACTCACCGGAAAGTGCCGTATGACCAGCCGGACGACTTCGATATGGAGACCGCCGCGAGCATTCTTGAGCGCTTCAATCAGTTTACTCTTATGTTTCGCCTTGTGTTTATAGGTATCTCCGGGATCTCGCTGGTGATCGGCGGGATCGTGGTTATGAACATCATGATGGTTTCGGTGACCGAGCGAACACGGGAGATCGGCATCCGCAAATCGATCGGCGCCAAGCAAAGGCACATCCTGCTCCAGTTCCTGTTTGAGTCGGTTATGTTGACCATGTCCGGCGGAGCGGTCGGTGTTGGGCTGGGCTATATTATCGCAAACATCCTCGCGGGACAGGCGGAGGTCGATATCAGTCCGTCGGCGCTGGCCATCTGGGCGGGGCTGGGCGTGTCAACCGGGATCGGCCTCATTTTCGGCATCTACCCGGCCATGAAAGCGGCTCGGCTCGATCCGATTAAGGCCCTGAGCTACGAGTAG
- a CDS encoding efflux RND transporter periplasmic adaptor subunit, with product MKKKKVWIIIGVVVIVAVFAYITLTSDSRKTINVNAATVAKQNLIEKVSASGRIQPQTKVDITSEISGEIIALRVTEGQPVRAGQLLIVMDTIQIQADVHQARYSLDGARASLDGARASFKQSEEEYQRRQRLFEQKLASETELNTSHYAYLNARATVEMWEAQVNGAQAAYDKQLDRLRKAKIVSPMDGVVTFLDCEVGEIAAGQTAFTQGKTLMTISDMSLFEVEVEVDETEVNKIDLNQYTEIEVDAFPDTSFVGKVIEIGNTAVMVGMGTQDQSTNFKVKVIFTDANPRLRPGMSATVDITANERKGVLAVPFAAVVTRNYDLDSLEAARQGKRSGDSGVGEVQAAENDSLRNVTDTTSKAEGDEERKDIKGVFVIREGLVRFVPIQTGIAGQKDIEITEGLMENDSVVSGPYSVLRTLKDGEYVEIIKGDGAKQESGS from the coding sequence ATGAAGAAGAAGAAAGTCTGGATCATCATCGGCGTGGTCGTGATAGTCGCCGTGTTCGCGTATATCACGCTTACGTCGGACAGCCGCAAGACGATCAATGTCAATGCGGCCACGGTGGCCAAGCAGAACCTGATTGAGAAGGTCTCCGCGTCGGGCCGAATCCAGCCGCAGACCAAGGTTGACATAACGTCCGAGATCAGCGGCGAAATAATCGCCCTGAGGGTAACCGAGGGTCAGCCGGTGCGCGCGGGCCAGCTTTTGATCGTGATGGACACGATTCAGATCCAGGCCGACGTTCACCAGGCACGGTATTCACTCGACGGCGCCCGCGCCAGTCTTGACGGAGCACGAGCGTCATTCAAACAGTCGGAGGAGGAGTACCAACGCCGGCAGAGACTGTTCGAACAGAAGCTGGCTTCCGAGACGGAACTCAACACGTCCCACTATGCTTATTTGAACGCCAGGGCTACGGTCGAGATGTGGGAGGCGCAGGTCAACGGCGCGCAGGCCGCCTACGACAAGCAGCTCGATCGCCTTCGCAAGGCCAAGATCGTCTCGCCGATGGACGGCGTAGTCACGTTCCTTGACTGCGAAGTAGGCGAGATAGCCGCCGGCCAGACCGCGTTCACTCAGGGCAAAACCCTGATGACCATATCGGATATGAGCCTGTTCGAAGTCGAGGTCGAAGTCGATGAAACCGAGGTCAACAAGATTGATCTGAATCAGTATACCGAGATCGAAGTCGATGCTTTTCCGGATACATCGTTCGTCGGCAAAGTTATCGAAATCGGTAATACGGCGGTAATGGTCGGCATGGGTACGCAGGACCAGTCGACGAACTTCAAAGTGAAGGTTATCTTCACTGATGCCAACCCGCGGTTGCGTCCGGGAATGTCGGCAACGGTTGATATTACGGCCAACGAGCGCAAGGGTGTGCTGGCGGTGCCGTTTGCGGCGGTCGTGACCCGCAACTACGATCTGGATTCGCTTGAGGCCGCTCGGCAGGGTAAACGGTCGGGTGACAGCGGTGTCGGCGAAGTGCAGGCCGCCGAGAACGACAGCCTCCGTAACGTTACCGACACCACGAGCAAAGCGGAGGGGGACGAGGAGCGTAAGGACATTAAGGGTGTATTCGTGATACGCGAAGGATTGGTGCGGTTCGTTCCCATACAGACCGGTATTGCCGGTCAGAAAGATATCGAGATTACTGAGGGTCTGATGGAAAACGACTCGGTGGTCTCGGGTCCGTACAGTGTGCTTCGGACGCTCAAGGACGGCGAATACGTTGAAATCATCAAAGGCGACGGTGCAAAGCAGGAATCCGGGTCATGA
- a CDS encoding TolC family protein, which translates to MKRVTSLFIVVLASACFSAAASAAELTLDDCIELALEKRASIIRARGAQSSASARKLAALGAFLPDLRASYGYSKGKETNIENPLSDITEQDKGPSKSLDLNSSWTVFAPGDWFQYAAASAAKASSQLDVLASEQDLITAVKVAYYAYLAAEQNISVQEEAVKRAEEQLKLIESRFELGSASKSDVLRQKVQYGNDQLAMLRATNAVIQSKADLAYTIGLDPRDDHQFATDFRVREYAGTLDEAIAFGLEHNPRLLSSVKTSDEARHTLWAARSGYLPTMSLFFGFNRFEGTQAYPTSFDYSSNERTWGFRISYPIFDGFFREKQVTDAKVFRNNSMADLADSRNSTIASVKSSYLEIAQLKKQVEVSTENVAAAEEDFRITQEKYNLGAATILDLLTAQVSLKEAQVALIRVQFDLNLAVARLENAMGKM; encoded by the coding sequence ATGAAGCGGGTGACCTCACTGTTTATCGTTGTATTGGCATCGGCATGTTTTTCCGCAGCGGCCTCAGCGGCCGAGTTGACCCTGGATGATTGCATCGAACTGGCGTTGGAGAAGCGGGCATCAATTATAAGAGCGAGGGGCGCGCAGAGCTCTGCCTCGGCCCGCAAGCTGGCCGCGCTGGGGGCATTCCTGCCTGATCTGCGGGCATCGTACGGCTACTCCAAGGGTAAGGAAACTAACATCGAAAACCCGCTCAGTGACATCACTGAACAGGACAAAGGGCCGAGCAAATCGCTGGATCTTAATAGCTCCTGGACGGTTTTCGCACCGGGTGACTGGTTTCAGTATGCGGCTGCGTCGGCAGCCAAGGCGAGCTCGCAACTCGATGTGCTGGCCTCCGAACAGGACCTGATTACCGCCGTGAAAGTTGCCTACTATGCCTACCTTGCGGCGGAACAGAATATCTCGGTTCAGGAGGAAGCCGTCAAAAGAGCCGAAGAGCAGTTGAAACTCATCGAGTCCCGGTTCGAACTTGGTTCTGCGTCCAAGTCTGACGTGCTCCGTCAAAAAGTGCAGTACGGCAACGATCAGTTGGCGATGCTGCGGGCTACTAATGCCGTGATCCAATCAAAAGCCGACTTGGCGTACACGATAGGCCTTGATCCCAGGGACGATCACCAGTTCGCCACTGATTTCCGCGTCCGCGAGTATGCAGGTACACTTGATGAAGCGATCGCGTTCGGTCTGGAGCACAATCCCCGCCTGTTGTCGTCCGTGAAGACATCGGACGAGGCGCGTCACACACTGTGGGCTGCAAGGTCCGGTTATCTGCCGACGATGTCGCTCTTCTTCGGTTTTAACCGTTTTGAGGGTACTCAGGCGTACCCGACCAGTTTTGATTACTCCAGCAACGAGCGCACGTGGGGTTTCCGGATAAGTTACCCCATTTTCGACGGTTTCTTCCGCGAAAAGCAGGTCACCGATGCCAAGGTGTTCCGCAACAACTCGATGGCCGATCTGGCCGACTCGCGGAATTCTACAATTGCCTCGGTTAAATCTTCATATCTCGAAATCGCCCAGTTGAAGAAACAGGTCGAGGTTTCCACCGAGAATGTCGCCGCGGCCGAAGAGGACTTTCGCATTACGCAGGAAAAATACAATCTGGGAGCGGCCACGATACTTGACCTCCTGACGGCGCAGGTGTCGCTGAAGGAGGCCCAGGTGGCGCTCATCCGGGTGCAATTCGATCTCAACCTGGCGGTGGCCAGGCTCGAGAACGCCATGGGCAAGATGTAA
- the dcd gene encoding dCTP deaminase, with protein sequence MGVKSDRWIREMAARHRMIEPFEPGQIRRGISYGVSAYGYDFTLADEFKIPDLSKISELDPKSVNPDSFVTCRAESFLIPANSFVLGRSREYFRIPRDVVTICTGKSTYARCGVVVNVTPFEPEWEGFATVSLSNTGPRPVRVYAGEGIAQLLFLEAAGVCEVSYADKKGKYQAQKEITLSMNDEDSR encoded by the coding sequence ATGGGTGTAAAGTCAGACCGCTGGATTCGAGAGATGGCTGCACGCCATCGGATGATCGAACCGTTTGAGCCGGGCCAGATAAGACGCGGTATCAGCTACGGGGTGTCGGCTTATGGGTACGATTTCACTCTGGCCGACGAGTTCAAGATTCCCGACCTAAGCAAGATCAGCGAGCTGGATCCCAAATCCGTCAATCCGGACAGTTTTGTGACCTGCCGGGCGGAGTCGTTCCTGATACCGGCCAATTCCTTTGTCCTGGGGCGGAGTCGCGAATATTTCCGCATTCCTCGCGACGTCGTTACCATCTGCACCGGCAAATCGACCTACGCCCGCTGCGGCGTGGTGGTCAACGTCACTCCGTTCGAACCGGAATGGGAAGGATTTGCGACTGTATCGCTTTCCAACACGGGTCCCCGACCGGTGAGGGTGTATGCCGGCGAGGGAATCGCCCAGTTGCTGTTTCTCGAGGCCGCCGGGGTCTGCGAGGTATCTTACGCGGACAAGAAAGGGAAGTATCAAGCTCAGAAAGAAATCACCTTGTCAATGAACGACGAGGATAGTCGATAA
- the trxB gene encoding thioredoxin-disulfide reductase: protein MAEERQYDIVIVGAGPGGLCAGLYAARARRKVVCLEMGIPGGQIANTAEVEDYIGFEHISGGDLSVKFADHARSFGLEIVTEKAEEVYVDGDDRMVLCSSGNTYRARAVILSTGGSPVKLGVPGEQEYAGKGVSYCAICDGAFFRDKMIAVVGGGDAAVEEGAFLTKFGTKVYVIHRRDQLRAAKIIQQRAFANPKMEFIWDTVVESINGNGRQVSSLSLKNIKTGKTSTLDIGAVFPFVGFRPNSGLVRGGLKTDAGGYIITDYKMETSVPGIFACGDVRSQLVRQITNAVGDGTTAAVAAEKYIEQLEDKVAHRV from the coding sequence ATGGCTGAAGAAAGACAGTATGACATTGTAATTGTGGGAGCGGGGCCCGGCGGACTTTGTGCCGGCCTGTATGCGGCGCGGGCACGGCGCAAGGTTGTTTGCCTGGAGATGGGCATCCCCGGCGGTCAGATCGCCAACACCGCCGAAGTCGAGGACTACATTGGTTTCGAGCACATCTCAGGAGGGGATTTGTCCGTGAAGTTTGCCGACCACGCTCGCAGTTTCGGGCTGGAAATCGTCACCGAAAAGGCTGAAGAAGTCTACGTCGACGGCGATGACCGCATGGTCCTTTGCTCCTCAGGGAATACCTACCGCGCCCGTGCGGTCATTCTCTCCACTGGTGGCTCGCCGGTGAAACTGGGTGTGCCCGGCGAACAGGAGTACGCCGGCAAGGGGGTTTCATATTGCGCGATCTGTGACGGCGCCTTTTTTCGCGACAAGATGATAGCGGTAGTTGGCGGCGGTGACGCGGCGGTCGAGGAAGGCGCCTTTCTGACGAAGTTCGGCACGAAGGTCTATGTCATCCACCGGCGCGACCAACTGCGGGCGGCAAAGATCATTCAGCAGCGCGCTTTCGCCAATCCTAAAATGGAGTTTATCTGGGACACCGTGGTGGAAAGCATCAACGGCAACGGTCGGCAGGTGAGCAGCCTATCGCTGAAGAACATCAAGACGGGGAAGACTTCCACACTCGATATCGGCGCGGTCTTTCCGTTTGTCGGGTTCCGGCCCAACTCGGGGCTTGTACGCGGCGGGCTGAAAACCGACGCCGGGGGATACATCATAACCGATTATAAAATGGAGACATCGGTCCCCGGAATCTTCGCCTGCGGCGACGTGCGCTCGCAACTGGTCCGACAAATCACCAACGCCGTGGGCGACGGCACCACGGCCGCGGTCGCGGCGGAAAAGTATATCGAACAGTTGGAAGACAAAGTCGCCCACCGGGTGTGA
- the cobO gene encoding cob(I)yrinic acid a,c-diamide adenosyltransferase encodes MAGKSEKKGLLIVYTGNGKGKTTAALGMCVRAVGYGWRACVIQFVKGSWKYGELEGIKRLAPEVELRVVGEGFVGIIDDDKDIEVHRQAAREGLEQVKEILVSGRFPLVILDELNVAMDLGLVSADAVRDLLACRSDKQHLVITGRGAPDWLLEIADLVTEMREVKHPFQKGVLAQKGIDW; translated from the coding sequence ATGGCAGGAAAAAGTGAAAAAAAAGGCCTGTTAATAGTATATACCGGCAATGGCAAAGGCAAGACCACCGCTGCGCTCGGAATGTGCGTTCGCGCAGTGGGTTACGGGTGGAGAGCTTGCGTGATACAGTTCGTAAAGGGAAGCTGGAAGTACGGTGAGCTGGAAGGGATAAAGAGGTTAGCCCCTGAAGTTGAGCTGCGAGTTGTCGGCGAGGGCTTTGTGGGTATAATTGACGATGACAAGGATATCGAGGTCCACCGTCAGGCCGCCCGCGAAGGGCTCGAACAGGTGAAGGAGATTCTCGTGTCCGGCCGGTTTCCGCTGGTCATACTCGATGAACTGAACGTGGCGATGGATCTCGGCCTGGTTTCGGCTGACGCCGTGCGCGACTTATTAGCCTGTCGCAGTGACAAGCAGCATCTCGTGATTACGGGGCGGGGCGCCCCCGACTGGCTGCTGGAAATAGCCGACCTGGTCACCGAGATGCGGGAGGTGAAGCATCCGTTCCAGAAAGGGGTTCTCGCCCAGAAGGGCATTGACTGGTAG
- a CDS encoding ABC transporter ATP-binding protein, with protein sequence MTLIETDNLWKTYVMGAERVHALRSVSMTIEKGEYVAIMGPSGSGKSTLMNLIGCLDTPTQGEYWLNNKRVREMNDNELANIRNREIGFVFQTFNLLPRATALHNVELPLIYNGTPKAERVRMARTALEKVELGDRVMHKPNELSGGQRQRVAVARALVNNPSIILADEPTGNLDSKTSEEIMKLFDTLHGQGNTIITVTHEASVARHARRVLSILDGKIASDVAVTDQERQEVH encoded by the coding sequence ATGACGCTCATAGAAACCGACAATCTGTGGAAGACTTACGTTATGGGTGCGGAGCGGGTTCACGCGCTGCGCTCGGTGTCGATGACCATCGAGAAAGGCGAGTACGTGGCAATTATGGGGCCGTCAGGCTCGGGCAAATCCACCCTGATGAACCTGATCGGCTGCCTCGATACACCCACCCAGGGGGAATACTGGCTGAACAACAAGCGGGTGCGGGAGATGAACGATAACGAACTGGCTAATATCCGAAACCGGGAAATCGGCTTCGTCTTTCAGACGTTCAATCTGTTGCCGAGGGCCACCGCACTCCACAACGTTGAGCTCCCGCTAATCTACAACGGTACGCCCAAGGCTGAGCGCGTGCGGATGGCGCGTACCGCGCTGGAAAAGGTCGAATTAGGCGACCGAGTGATGCATAAGCCGAACGAGCTCTCCGGCGGCCAGCGGCAGCGTGTGGCGGTGGCTCGGGCGCTGGTGAATAACCCGTCGATCATCCTCGCCGATGAACCTACCGGCAATCTTGACAGCAAGACGTCCGAAGAGATCATGAAGCTTTTTGACACACTACACGGCCAGGGGAACACGATCATAACCGTGACCCACGAGGCCTCGGTGGCCAGGCACGCTCGTCGGGTGCTGTCGATTCTCGACGGCAAGATCGCCAGCGACGTTGCCGTCACCGATCAGGAACGTCAGGAAGTGCACTAA
- a CDS encoding Rrf2 family transcriptional regulator: MQFTKAEEYGIFGVLYLAETDRAKVVPLSEISQAKDIPEKFLAKIFQSLSKNGVIRSHRGVRGGFSLAKDPSEITLKEVLETIQGPYHLMRCTEDKRACIKDPSEYCALREVLVLAEKRLLSVFEELTLADMVKWQRTEAPPSRALVV; the protein is encoded by the coding sequence ATGCAGTTCACCAAGGCCGAAGAGTACGGTATTTTCGGAGTGCTGTATCTCGCGGAGACCGACCGCGCCAAAGTGGTGCCGTTGTCGGAGATCTCCCAGGCCAAAGACATCCCGGAGAAGTTCCTGGCCAAGATCTTCCAGTCGTTGTCCAAAAACGGAGTAATCAGGTCTCACAGGGGCGTTAGGGGTGGTTTCTCCTTGGCCAAGGACCCGAGCGAAATCACTCTCAAAGAGGTCCTCGAAACGATCCAGGGTCCGTATCATCTTATGCGCTGCACCGAAGACAAGCGGGCTTGTATCAAGGACCCCAGCGAGTACTGCGCCCTGCGCGAGGTCCTGGTGCTCGCCGAGAAGAGACTGCTCTCCGTTTTTGAAGAGCTGACGCTGGCGGACATGGTCAAGTGGCAGAGGACAGAAGCGCCGCCATCACGGGCACTGGTGGTCTGA
- the nifJ gene encoding pyruvate:ferredoxin (flavodoxin) oxidoreductase, with amino-acid sequence MTEQTLQKVNDRTEKSTGKRRMVTIDGNTAAAYVAHATNEVIAIYPITPSSDMGEKSDAKSARGEKNIWGTVPTVVEMQSEGGAAGAVHGALTTGSLTTTFTASQGLLLMIPNMYKIAGEMTPTVFHVSARALATHALSIFGDHSDVMSTRSTGFGLMASGSVQNVMDLALITQAASLRSRVPFVHFFDGFRTSHEVSKVEQVTFDDMRKMLPQELIDAHRSRSLSPDRPTIKGTSQNPDVFFQHRETINKYYLAAPQIVQEEMDRFARLVGRQYRLFDYVGHPQAEHVVVIMGTGAEATHEVVDWLVARGEKVGMIKVRLYRPFSAEAFARALPATVRRIAVMDRTKEPGAVGEPMYTDVQASINEAMDYGWARFSERPLVVGGRYGLGSGEFNPPMIKGVFDNLKALAPKNHFTVGIVDDVTHMSLAPDDSVDLEGDNFRGLFYGLGSDGTVGANKNSIKIIGENTDYYAQGYFVYDSKKAGAVTVSHVRFGKDIIRKPYLIKSAQFVACHNESFLEKYEMVEKLCSGGTFLLNCMTPAEKVWDTLPREVQEQLIAKKAKFHVIDAIKLGKELGLGARINMIMQTAFFLISGILPRDKAIAAIKHAIEETYGDKGEKVVNMNFAAVDAAESAIHEVRIPAKVTATKSRPAIVPEDAPEFVKYVTAEIIAGRGDQLPVSAFPDDGTYMTATTQYEKRNIAVDIPVWEPEVCIQCNICAIVCPHAAIRPKIVEKQDLEGAPPTFKSIEAMKPLKGKYYVLQVAPEDCTGCEICVNACPAYVKDAQGQKTERKAINMALQAPLRGQEAANWKFFLDKLPETDQTLINIETVKGSQFVKPLFEFSGACSGCGETPYIKLMTQLFGDRALCGNATGCSSIYGGNLPTTPYCQNADGRGPAWSNSLFEDNAEFGFGMRLTADKLQEYALELTRQLAPDLYEGLLKADQKTQAGINEQRLRVVALKQRLARLDGDEKARALSTIADFLVKKSVWVIGGDGWAYDIGYGGLDHVMAAGKNVNVLVLDTEVYSNTGGQMSKSTPRGSTAQFAAAGKPTPKKDLGMMMMSYGNVYVAQVALGASHNQTVKAMVEAEQYDGPSIIIAYAHCIAHGIDMAAGLTNQEKAVKSGHWLLYRYNPELLKKGENPLKLDSKAPSIPFREFAFAENRFRQLVAKNPDRAEMLIQLGQEDCDRRWNYYSQIAAMKYGPVQG; translated from the coding sequence ATGACAGAACAGACGCTTCAGAAGGTTAACGACAGGACTGAGAAATCCACCGGAAAGCGTCGGATGGTTACTATAGACGGTAATACCGCGGCGGCTTATGTAGCTCACGCCACCAACGAAGTTATCGCCATATACCCCATTACTCCCTCATCGGACATGGGCGAGAAATCCGATGCCAAATCGGCCCGGGGCGAGAAGAACATCTGGGGCACGGTACCGACCGTGGTCGAGATGCAGTCCGAAGGTGGCGCGGCCGGAGCAGTGCACGGCGCCCTGACTACCGGCAGCCTGACGACAACGTTTACAGCCTCCCAGGGGCTGCTGCTGATGATCCCGAACATGTACAAGATCGCCGGCGAGATGACGCCGACAGTATTCCACGTATCGGCCCGCGCGCTGGCCACCCATGCCCTTTCGATATTCGGAGATCACTCCGATGTCATGTCCACCCGTTCGACGGGATTCGGGCTGATGGCGTCGGGCTCTGTGCAAAATGTCATGGACCTGGCCCTGATAACCCAGGCCGCGTCGCTGCGCAGCCGGGTGCCGTTCGTGCATTTCTTCGACGGCTTCCGTACGTCGCACGAGGTTTCCAAGGTCGAACAGGTCACTTTCGATGACATGCGCAAGATGCTCCCGCAGGAATTGATCGATGCCCACCGATCGCGGTCGCTTTCGCCGGACCGCCCCACGATCAAAGGCACGTCACAAAATCCCGACGTATTCTTCCAGCATCGCGAGACCATAAACAAGTACTACCTGGCCGCACCGCAGATTGTCCAGGAAGAGATGGATCGATTCGCGCGCCTGGTGGGGCGGCAATATCGCCTGTTTGATTATGTCGGCCATCCCCAGGCTGAGCATGTGGTGGTTATCATGGGAACCGGTGCCGAAGCCACTCACGAAGTGGTCGATTGGCTGGTGGCTCGCGGCGAAAAGGTCGGGATGATTAAGGTTCGGCTTTACCGGCCGTTTTCGGCGGAAGCTTTCGCCCGGGCACTGCCCGCCACGGTCAGGCGGATCGCGGTGATGGACCGCACCAAGGAGCCGGGCGCGGTCGGCGAGCCGATGTACACCGACGTGCAAGCGTCAATCAACGAAGCGATGGACTATGGCTGGGCCCGGTTTTCCGAGCGGCCGCTGGTAGTCGGAGGTCGCTACGGCCTCGGATCGGGCGAGTTCAATCCGCCGATGATCAAAGGCGTTTTCGATAACCTCAAGGCCCTGGCCCCGAAGAACCACTTCACGGTCGGAATTGTGGATGATGTCACCCACATGTCGCTTGCGCCTGACGATTCGGTCGATCTCGAAGGCGACAATTTCCGCGGCCTGTTCTATGGCCTGGGGTCTGACGGCACGGTCGGCGCCAATAAGAACTCGATCAAAATCATCGGTGAAAACACGGACTACTACGCCCAGGGGTACTTTGTTTACGACTCGAAGAAAGCGGGCGCGGTGACGGTATCTCATGTCCGCTTCGGCAAGGACATCATCCGCAAGCCGTATCTTATCAAGTCGGCGCAGTTTGTCGCGTGCCACAACGAGTCATTTCTCGAGAAGTACGAGATGGTCGAGAAGCTCTGCTCCGGCGGCACTTTCCTGCTCAATTGCATGACCCCGGCCGAGAAGGTCTGGGATACTCTTCCACGTGAGGTCCAGGAACAGTTGATTGCCAAGAAGGCAAAGTTCCACGTGATCGACGCCATCAAGCTGGGCAAGGAGCTCGGCCTGGGGGCGCGCATCAACATGATCATGCAGACCGCCTTCTTCCTCATCTCCGGGATACTCCCGCGGGATAAGGCAATTGCCGCTATCAAGCATGCCATTGAGGAGACCTACGGCGACAAGGGCGAGAAAGTAGTCAACATGAATTTCGCCGCGGTGGATGCTGCCGAGTCGGCTATCCACGAGGTCAGAATTCCCGCCAAAGTCACGGCCACCAAGAGCCGGCCGGCAATTGTACCGGAGGATGCCCCCGAATTCGTGAAGTACGTTACGGCCGAGATAATCGCAGGACGCGGCGACCAGTTGCCGGTCTCGGCGTTCCCGGACGACGGCACCTACATGACTGCGACCACTCAGTACGAGAAGCGGAATATTGCGGTCGATATCCCGGTGTGGGAACCGGAGGTCTGCATCCAGTGCAATATCTGCGCGATCGTTTGCCCCCACGCGGCGATTCGGCCCAAGATCGTGGAGAAGCAGGACCTCGAAGGCGCCCCGCCGACCTTCAAGTCCATCGAGGCCATGAAGCCGCTCAAGGGCAAATACTATGTCCTGCAGGTAGCTCCCGAGGATTGCACCGGCTGCGAGATATGCGTCAACGCCTGCCCGGCGTATGTCAAGGACGCTCAGGGGCAGAAGACCGAGCGCAAGGCGATCAATATGGCCCTGCAGGCGCCGCTGCGCGGGCAGGAAGCCGCCAACTGGAAGTTTTTCCTCGACAAGCTCCCGGAAACCGACCAGACACTCATAAATATCGAGACCGTCAAAGGCTCGCAGTTCGTCAAGCCGCTCTTTGAATTCTCGGGCGCCTGTTCCGGCTGCGGCGAGACCCCGTATATCAAACTGATGACGCAGCTTTTCGGTGACCGCGCCCTTTGCGGCAACGCTACAGGCTGCAGTTCAATCTACGGCGGCAACCTGCCCACGACACCCTATTGCCAGAATGCCGATGGCCGGGGCCCGGCCTGGTCCAACTCGCTTTTCGAGGATAACGCCGAGTTCGGTTTCGGCATGCGCCTGACCGCCGACAAGCTGCAGGAGTATGCGCTCGAACTTACCCGGCAGTTGGCTCCCGATCTCTATGAGGGATTACTCAAGGCCGACCAGAAAACTCAGGCCGGTATCAACGAACAGCGGCTTAGAGTCGTGGCCCTGAAGCAACGTCTGGCCCGGCTCGACGGCGACGAGAAGGCTCGCGCGCTGTCCACGATCGCCGACTTTCTGGTCAAAAAGTCGGTCTGGGTAATCGGTGGCGACGGCTGGGCGTATGACATCGGCTACGGCGGATTGGATCATGTCATGGCGGCAGGCAAGAATGTCAACGTGCTTGTGCTCGACACCGAAGTGTACTCCAACACGGGCGGCCAGATGTCCAAATCAACACCGCGCGGCTCCACAGCGCAATTCGCCGCCGCCGGCAAACCGACCCCCAAGAAAGATCTGGGCATGATGATGATGTCCTACGGGAACGTTTATGTCGCCCAGGTTGCTTTGGGGGCGAGCCACAACCAGACGGTTAAAGCGATGGTCGAGGCCGAGCAGTACGATGGCCCGTCGATCATAATCGCCTACGCCCACTGTATCGCTCACGGCATTGATATGGCCGCGGGGCTGACCAATCAGGAGAAAGCTGTCAAGTCGGGTCACTGGCTCCTATATCGATACAATCCGGAGCTTTTGAAGAAGGGCGAGAATCCTCTCAAGCTCGACAGCAAAGCGCCGAGCATCCCCTTCCGCGAATTCGCATTCGCGGAGAACCGTTTCCGCCAGTTGGTGGCCAAGAACCCGGATCGCGCCGAGATGCTGATACAGTTGGGCCAGGAGGACTGTGACCGCCGGTGGAATTATTACAGCCAGATAGCGGCTATGAAATACGGTCCGGTCCAAGGCTAA